TTATTCTAAAAAGGAATTAAAATTGTCTGAATTAATAACAAAGAATTTATAAACCAGTAAAATCAATATTATAGTGTCTATCATTTTTTTATGATAATCTGAAAGATTTGATAAAAAATAGGATAGGGGGTAAAAAGGAATGAAAGAAGAAAATTATGAAGAAATAAAAGAATTGGTTGAAATAATGGTGGAAGAATCCATTCATAACCCCACCGATTACTGCAGCAATTTCATATATTCACAATACCCCGAATCAATTCATATATTATTTGAACATCCAGGAATATTTCTCGACAAATACGGGAGAAAAGTCTACAGAGAAGACGGAACTGAATTGGAATTGGATGTAGCCGAATTAGTAGGTCCTGATGATTTCATTACTCAAAAATCAACAATTAATGTTGAATATCAAACAACACCTCTCGAAAGAGGGAAAATAGATGCAATCTTTGATTATAAACTTTATCTAATCCACAAAACCAATTTGCCTTCCCTTTCAGTAGTCATATCAAATCTCGAAAGAGGAAAGAAGATGAAATGCTATGAATCCCGCAATAATATATTCAATGTTCTTCACATTGGCAAAGGCGAAGAAGAGGATGTTCGAAAAAAAATAAATATCTTGAAAAACAAAATTGAAAGTGAAGAAGAAATTTCCGAAATAGAAGGATTATATTTCTCATATATCGCTATTTTCGTAAAACCCCACATAAGAAAAAAAGTAATGGAAGAACTATCCCATATTTTCAAAGAAATTGAAATAAGGGATCATAATCTTCGGTTAAACACCCATCACGTTCTTAAAGTTATGATTAAAGCAACTTTTAAGGATGATGAAGAAAAAACACGCGAGCTGTTGACTATGATAACACAAGGATTAAATAAAGAAGACTATTCCAAATTAAGCATTTTCGAACGAATGGCAGAGGAAATAAGGGTGAAGGATGAGATTAATGACAATAATATAAATATCATATTCAATAAGAACAATGAAATCTCAGACTTACATGAAGAACTCTCCAATTTGCGTAAAGAAAATGAAGAATTAAAGCTTCAATTAAAAAATCAAAACACCGGAGGATAAATCTTATTTTATCCTTATTTTAATTTTTTAAAAAAATTAACCCCCATATTAAACATTGAACCATTTAAACAATTATATCTCTCATTAAATAATATTAAATCAACAATATTGAAAATTAATTATTTTTGTTTTAAAACCCGATTAAATTCAAAATAAAATAAACCTAGAAACAATTAATGATATTTTTAAAGTGATAAAATGACAAAAAATACAGAGAAAAAAGAGCAGAATGGATTAAATAATATTTTCAGAATAATGGAAGAAGAAATACGAATAAAAGATGAGATTATTGCCAATAGAGATAGAATTATCTATATAAAAAATAAAGAACTCATAAAATTAAACAAAGAAGATTTAAAAAACTATAAAGAAAAAAAACTACAAGAGAAAATAATCTTTAAAGAAGATAAAAAAATAATAAAAGAAAATAAAAAAATCTCAAAAAATGATAAAGAAATAGCACAACTGGACAAAGAAATCACCCAACTAAATAAAGAAATAGCACAACTGGACATAGAAATTATCCAACTAAATAAAGAAATTATCCAGTTAGATAAAGAAATCAAAGAATTAAAATTCCAATTAAAAAATCACCAATAAATAAATATAACAATGACTTAAAAAAATTATTGTATACAAATATACAACGGGTAATTAATATGAAAAGAGAATACAGACAAAGAACGTTGGAAGTTCATGCGGGCGAAATGCCGGATCCCGTAACGGGCGCAAGAGCAACTCCAATTTATCATACAAGTTCATACGCATTCGAAAGTGCCGATAAAGCCAAGAAACTATACGCTTTAGAAGAGGAAGGACATATCTACACAAGGATTTCCAATCCGACCTCTGAAGTTCTGGAAAAACGTGTGGCCGCCATCGAAAACGGCGTTGGAGCGCTGGCGCAGTCAACAGGAATGAGCGCAATACTGGTGGCTATACTCAATATTGCAGGTAACGGCGATGAGATTATATCATCAAACAATCTATACGGAGGAACCTACACATTATTTAAAAATACGATGCCCAACTGGGGAATCAAGGTTAATTTCGTAGACACCCATGATTTGGACGCATACAGAAACGCAATCACAGAAAAAACAAAGGCGATATACTGTGAATCAATCGGAAATCCTCAGCTTGACATTCCGGATTTTGAAGCGATAGCCGATATTGCACATGAAAACGGCATTCCCCTAATCGTTGACAATACCTCAGCCATTACAATGGTAAAGCCATTGGATCATGGTGCAGACATTGTCGTTCACTCAGCAACCAAATTCCTCTCCGGAAACGGCACAAGCATGGGCGGAATCATCGTTGACGGAGGAAAATTCGACTGGACAAACGGCAAGTTCCCTATGTTTACCGAACCGGACGAATCATATCACGGACTTGTCTATTCAGAAGCCTTCGGCGAAAAGGCATACATCATGAAGGCAAGAGCCCATCTAATGAAGGATCTGGGAACGGTGATGAGTCCGATTAACGCATTTCTCATTATTCAAAGCTGCATGACGCTATCACTTAGGGTCAACCAGCACTGCGCAAACGCATTGAAAATAGCTGAATTCCTTAAAAATCATGAAGCGGTCTCATGGGTGAATTATCCCGGACTTGAAGATAATGAAAACCATGAAATGGCTGAAAAGTATCTGAACGGCAATTACGGCTGCATCGTGAGTTTCGGCATTAAGGGCGGAATCGAGGAAGGAAAAAAATTCATTGAAAGCGTTGAGCTTTTAAGCCACGTCGCAAATATCGCAGACGCCAAGACCCTTGTCATTCACCCTGCAAGCACAACACATTCCAACATGACCGAAGAAGAACAGCTGTCAAGCGGAATAACGCCGGATTTCATAAGAATGTCTGTTGGAATTGAAGACGTTAATGATTTAATAGAAGACATTGACCAGGCACTAAAAAAAGCTATTGATTAGAGGTTTTTTAACCTCTATTTAATATCATAATATGGATTGTTAACCTGATCTGAAGTAATCATTCCCCTTACAACGAAATCATCATCAACTACAGGCAAACAGGAAATGTCATGTTTCCTCATCAATACGGAAACGTCCTCAATAGAATCGGAAGCGTGACAGTACTTGACCGTTGTAGTCATTATGTCGCTCAGCTTTTCACTGTTGATTGCGATTGATTTTGATACGTCCCAGCTGGTAACAATACCTATCAGTTTGTTGTCATCGGTAACAATAGGAATATGGGTCACATTTTTATCAAGCATCAGAATGGCTGCTTTTTTAATGCTGTCCTCTTCCCTGATTGTTGGGACATCTTCAGTCATTAAATCCTCAACGATGGTATCGGACAGGAATTTTGACAACAGGTAATGCAGCTGACCTTTTTCAAGCAGAAACGCGTCATGTCCATAGCTGGATTTTATTTCGGAAAATGAAACTTCAACGTCATTTGCGTTAAGGGCTGCAACGATTTCAGTACTCTG
This is a stretch of genomic DNA from Methanobrevibacter millerae. It encodes these proteins:
- a CDS encoding O-acetylhomoserine aminocarboxypropyltransferase/cysteine synthase family protein encodes the protein MKREYRQRTLEVHAGEMPDPVTGARATPIYHTSSYAFESADKAKKLYALEEEGHIYTRISNPTSEVLEKRVAAIENGVGALAQSTGMSAILVAILNIAGNGDEIISSNNLYGGTYTLFKNTMPNWGIKVNFVDTHDLDAYRNAITEKTKAIYCESIGNPQLDIPDFEAIADIAHENGIPLIVDNTSAITMVKPLDHGADIVVHSATKFLSGNGTSMGGIIVDGGKFDWTNGKFPMFTEPDESYHGLVYSEAFGEKAYIMKARAHLMKDLGTVMSPINAFLIIQSCMTLSLRVNQHCANALKIAEFLKNHEAVSWVNYPGLEDNENHEMAEKYLNGNYGCIVSFGIKGGIEEGKKFIESVELLSHVANIADAKTLVIHPASTTHSNMTEEEQLSSGITPDFIRMSVGIEDVNDLIEDIDQALKKAID